In one window of Mucilaginibacter auburnensis DNA:
- a CDS encoding tetratricopeptide repeat-containing sensor histidine kinase, with translation MLCSVASANSLNPATDSLKKLVSPAVKNSLKIADTITIRRITDLAHEYFESNPDSTKYYGELGVKLATKIKDPKGIADGSVQVASVEAFVGNYINAKKLYQHALKIYNKIGFAHGVFNCYTGMGSVEDYLGNYDEAIGFYNKALKIALQSRNQTDAAECYNYIGITYDNRGDYSKALDNYFKALIINIKIKDELGAADQYCNIGIIMHELELYSKALNYYKKSLDIWTRMEDTQGVGVIHENIGEVLLDQGKYKEALPHLNYARLNFNEMNDPDGISLIAYDFGLYKLRTGDIDSAITYFNRSLQSAARSKIEYNKAKAYWGLAQAFNKKKDFRAAYNYALQAENTARSIGSLNIKSSAMQQTSIALAGLKRFEEAYNKMLAYSELRGRLKHSESVQKIAFYNLEIEFAKQQKEIAAREYKKEVAYNKKLARQRQINVVGAATTIVVAVMAGIYYRGRRKQKAINVVLQQKNDEILLQQADINRQSEKLNELNLLKDRLIGVLAHDLRAPISTLRGLFNLLIDKSISNEEFITMTPTVFGKLEQTSDFLDTLLSWINSQVDSRQGAVKVFKLAELVEKELLHLSDKIQQKDVKVVVKVEAEVQAFAEPNSIRIVIHNFLTNAIKFSNRGGTIEISAGTKGARTYFCIKDNGVGISEQHLVSLFKSRVNSLPGTENETGTGMGLLFCKDLIEKYNGNIWAESKLDQGTSLCFELPG, from the coding sequence ATGCTATGTTCTGTTGCTTCAGCCAATTCGCTGAACCCTGCAACAGATAGTTTAAAAAAACTGGTATCGCCTGCCGTAAAGAATTCCCTAAAAATAGCTGATACCATAACCATACGTCGTATTACTGACTTGGCGCATGAGTACTTTGAATCAAATCCCGACAGTACAAAGTATTACGGAGAGTTGGGCGTAAAATTAGCCACAAAAATAAAAGACCCTAAAGGTATTGCCGATGGCAGCGTACAGGTAGCCTCTGTTGAGGCTTTTGTTGGCAATTACATCAACGCAAAAAAGTTATACCAGCACGCGTTAAAGATCTACAACAAAATTGGGTTTGCCCATGGTGTGTTTAACTGTTACACCGGCATGGGGAGTGTTGAAGATTATTTGGGGAATTACGATGAGGCCATAGGTTTTTACAACAAAGCTTTAAAAATTGCGCTTCAATCTCGCAATCAAACCGACGCAGCCGAATGCTACAATTACATAGGAATAACTTATGATAACAGGGGCGACTACTCCAAAGCGCTTGATAATTATTTTAAGGCGCTCATCATCAATATCAAAATTAAAGATGAGTTAGGCGCGGCCGACCAGTATTGCAACATTGGCATCATTATGCACGAATTGGAACTCTACTCAAAAGCCTTAAACTACTACAAAAAGTCTCTTGATATATGGACCCGAATGGAAGATACACAAGGTGTTGGCGTAATACATGAGAATATTGGCGAAGTGTTGCTTGATCAGGGTAAATACAAGGAAGCCTTACCACACCTCAACTACGCCAGATTGAATTTTAATGAAATGAATGACCCCGACGGTATAAGTTTAATAGCTTATGATTTTGGATTGTACAAGTTACGCACCGGCGATATAGATTCGGCTATTACTTACTTCAACAGGTCGTTACAATCGGCCGCGCGTAGTAAAATTGAGTATAATAAAGCAAAGGCCTATTGGGGTTTAGCGCAGGCTTTCAATAAAAAAAAGGATTTTAGAGCAGCATACAATTACGCGCTTCAGGCCGAAAATACGGCACGTTCCATTGGTAGTTTAAACATAAAGTCAAGTGCTATGCAGCAAACAAGCATAGCTTTGGCCGGCCTTAAACGTTTTGAAGAGGCTTATAACAAAATGTTAGCTTATTCTGAGTTACGTGGTAGGTTAAAACATAGCGAAAGTGTTCAGAAAATAGCCTTTTATAACCTGGAAATTGAGTTTGCAAAACAACAAAAAGAGATTGCTGCCCGCGAGTATAAAAAAGAAGTGGCTTACAACAAGAAGCTTGCCCGGCAGCGGCAAATAAATGTGGTTGGCGCCGCAACTACCATAGTTGTGGCTGTAATGGCCGGCATTTATTATCGGGGCCGCCGTAAACAGAAGGCTATTAATGTTGTGCTTCAGCAAAAAAATGACGAGATTTTATTGCAACAGGCAGATATCAATCGTCAGTCAGAAAAATTGAATGAATTGAACCTGCTAAAAGACAGATTAATAGGCGTGCTTGCGCATGATCTGAGAGCGCCTATAAGCACATTGAGAGGGTTATTTAATTTGTTGATAGATAAAAGCATTAGTAACGAAGAGTTTATTACCATGACGCCCACAGTTTTTGGCAAACTGGAACAAACATCCGACTTTTTGGATACCCTTTTATCATGGATAAATAGCCAGGTTGATAGCAGGCAGGGTGCTGTGAAGGTTTTTAAATTAGCCGAACTTGTTGAAAAAGAACTGTTGCACCTAAGCGATAAAATACAACAGAAGGATGTAAAGGTGGTAGTTAAAGTTGAGGCTGAAGTGCAAGCTTTTGCAGAGCCCAATTCTATACGGATAGTGATCCATAACTTCTTGACCAATGCTATTAAGTTCTCCAATCGTGGTGGAACAATAGAAATTTCTGCAGGTACAAAAGGTGCCAGAACTTATTTCTGCATAAAAGATAATGGCGTAGGCATTAGCGAGCAACATCTGGTCAGTTTATTTAAAAGTCGTGTTAATAGCTTGCCGGGGACAGAGAATGAGACCGGCACAGGCATGGGTTTGCTATTCTGTAAGGACCTTATAGAAAAGTATAATGGTAATATATGGGCAGAAAGCAAACTCGATCAGGGTACCAGTTTGTGCTTTGAGCTACCGGGTTAA
- a CDS encoding LiaF transmembrane domain-containing protein, with amino-acid sequence MDTNTNIHSQNGPGKGKVVGGVILLALGAILLLKQLDLFFFPHWIFSGPMWIIGAGLYFGANSNFKKPIWLLVISFGCITLLGEIFPGFDSSDIVWPAILIIVGVWMILRRNKKAATWDKHAWKSKWENSKYDFNVDQPSAAKEPIADFNADAEPGFVNPQGQPFYAGDEHLDAVAIFGSVKKTIYSKNFQGGEIVNVFGGAEIDFTQADISGRVYIDVTQVFGGVKMIVPAHWTVVSDVAAVFAGFDDKRVRNTIPQDANKILVVKGTSIFAGVDIRSY; translated from the coding sequence ATGGATACCAACACTAACATACATAGCCAAAACGGTCCCGGTAAAGGGAAAGTGGTAGGCGGCGTAATACTGCTGGCTTTAGGCGCAATTCTACTTTTAAAACAACTTGACCTTTTCTTTTTTCCTCATTGGATATTTAGCGGCCCCATGTGGATCATAGGCGCGGGTTTATATTTTGGCGCAAACAGCAACTTTAAAAAACCCATTTGGTTATTAGTTATCTCATTTGGTTGCATTACGCTGCTTGGCGAAATTTTTCCGGGTTTTGACTCCAGCGATATTGTTTGGCCGGCTATACTAATAATTGTTGGCGTTTGGATGATACTGCGTCGTAATAAGAAAGCTGCCACTTGGGATAAGCATGCCTGGAAAAGTAAATGGGAAAACAGTAAATACGATTTTAATGTTGATCAGCCTTCAGCGGCAAAAGAACCGATAGCAGACTTTAATGCCGACGCCGAACCGGGTTTCGTAAATCCTCAGGGCCAGCCTTTTTATGCCGGCGATGAACATTTAGATGCTGTAGCCATATTCGGCAGCGTTAAAAAAACCATTTATTCAAAGAATTTTCAAGGTGGCGAGATTGTAAACGTTTTTGGCGGTGCCGAAATTGATTTTACACAAGCAGATATAAGCGGACGCGTATATATTGATGTGACACAAGTATTTGGTGGCGTAAAAATGATAGTGCCCGCACATTGGACAGTAGTATCAGACGTAGCCGCTGTGTTTGCCGGGTTTGATGATAAACGTGTACGCAATACCATCCCTCAGGACGCTAATAAAATTTTAGTAGTTAAAGGAACATCTATATTTGCAGGCGTAGATATCCGCAGCTATTAA
- a CDS encoding OsmC family protein, giving the protein MTSIKASIRTELYRIELKSPTGNIVIADEPIDKGGQDKGFNPKELLAASLAACTCATVRMYADRKAWPLENVYADVELLEEDGQTKFIRKIQFTGDLDEEQRARLLVVANACPLHKILTHSIVIETTVV; this is encoded by the coding sequence ATGACGAGCATTAAAGCCAGCATACGCACCGAACTTTACCGAATAGAACTTAAATCGCCTACAGGCAATATTGTTATCGCCGACGAGCCTATAGACAAAGGCGGACAGGATAAAGGTTTTAACCCTAAAGAATTGCTGGCAGCCTCATTAGCTGCCTGCACCTGTGCTACAGTACGCATGTATGCCGACCGCAAAGCGTGGCCGCTTGAAAATGTTTATGCTGATGTTGAGTTGCTTGAGGAAGATGGGCAGACCAAATTTATCAGAAAGATACAATTTACCGGTGATCTGGATGAGGAGCAACGTGCAAGGTTGTTAGTGGTTGCCAATGCATGCCCGCTGCACAAAATACTTACGCATAGCATTGTTATTGAAACTACGGTAGTGTAA
- a CDS encoding tetratricopeptide repeat protein, which produces MVYKYVLLFFLVLGLYQPAKADFTLDQNSSAAFKAIFELRFPEAKRLIAEEKRTNPDNGITVLLENYMDYFQLLMSSNKADYQKFKDRRSARLDALEDNDSNSPFYLFAQADVYIQWGVLKAKFGDYSSSVMDVNKGRKLLAKNNEKYPNFLPNQKSIAWVNLLFGAIPPNYKSLIGFFGMKGDLQAGLKQLRRLRGQLDGTPYSIYKDEVTFLIALTDIDILKRKDNYTELMGMAADMSDRSLLKNYLQGYISFKTAHVDAAVKYFSDAPQTSEYLDMPVVTYWLANAKLCRMDRDADKYFLKFISENRGDQFIKEAYLKVAYCALFKKDMDDYKSYLNMVRTKGSTADEKDKEALKEANDAMPDEDMLRARFYFDGGYYDKALAMLKGKSFNELKIVRDKTEYYYRFGRTYDALENDTAALANYLRAINMGKTTSYYYAANAALLSGLIYEQKRDLKKAEEFFRLALSMKNHEYQNSIDNQAKDGLTRIKAD; this is translated from the coding sequence ATGGTTTATAAATACGTGTTGCTTTTTTTTCTTGTTTTAGGACTTTACCAACCCGCCAAGGCCGATTTTACTTTAGATCAAAACTCATCTGCCGCGTTTAAAGCCATATTTGAATTGCGCTTTCCAGAAGCTAAAAGATTGATAGCCGAAGAGAAACGCACCAATCCGGATAATGGAATAACCGTACTGCTTGAAAATTATATGGATTATTTCCAACTGTTAATGTCAAGCAACAAAGCCGATTACCAAAAGTTTAAAGACCGCCGCTCGGCGCGTTTGGATGCTTTGGAGGATAACGATTCCAACTCGCCTTTTTACCTGTTTGCCCAGGCCGACGTTTATATACAATGGGGCGTATTAAAGGCCAAGTTCGGCGATTATTCCTCATCCGTAATGGATGTAAACAAGGGGCGCAAGCTGCTGGCCAAAAACAACGAGAAATACCCCAATTTTTTGCCCAACCAAAAAAGCATAGCCTGGGTTAACTTGCTGTTTGGTGCAATTCCACCTAATTATAAAAGTCTGATAGGATTTTTTGGCATGAAGGGAGATCTGCAGGCCGGGTTAAAACAACTCAGGAGATTGCGAGGTCAACTGGACGGTACGCCTTACAGCATTTATAAAGATGAGGTGACATTCCTGATCGCGTTAACTGATATTGACATCTTAAAAAGAAAGGATAACTACACCGAGTTGATGGGCATGGCTGCTGATATGAGCGACAGAAGCTTGTTGAAGAATTATTTGCAAGGGTATATTTCTTTCAAAACTGCGCATGTCGATGCTGCTGTAAAGTATTTTTCGGATGCGCCCCAAACCAGTGAGTATTTGGATATGCCGGTTGTAACTTACTGGCTGGCCAACGCCAAACTGTGCCGCATGGACCGTGATGCCGATAAGTACTTTTTGAAATTCATTAGTGAGAACAGGGGAGACCAATTTATAAAAGAGGCGTACCTGAAGGTGGCGTACTGCGCTTTATTTAAAAAAGATATGGACGACTACAAATCCTATCTTAACATGGTGCGAACTAAAGGCAGTACTGCCGATGAAAAAGATAAAGAGGCGTTGAAGGAAGCTAATGATGCCATGCCTGATGAAGATATGCTACGTGCCCGCTTTTATTTTGATGGCGGATATTATGATAAAGCGCTTGCCATGCTGAAGGGTAAATCATTCAACGAACTTAAAATTGTACGCGATAAAACCGAATATTATTATCGCTTTGGTCGTACGTATGATGCTTTGGAGAATGATACAGCAGCTTTAGCTAATTACCTGCGTGCTATTAATATGGGTAAAACTACGTCGTATTATTATGCTGCCAACGCGGCGTTGTTAAGCGGGTTGATCTATGAGCAAAAACGCGATTTAAAGAAGGCGGAAGAGTTTTTCAGATTGGCGTTGTCAATGAAGAATCATGAGTATCAAAACAGCATTGACAACCAGGCCAAAGATGGCCTTACACGTATAAAAGCGGACTAA
- a CDS encoding SDR family NAD(P)-dependent oxidoreductase: protein MNNIKSALITGASAGIGLDLTKKLLAEGITVIAVTRSGEILDYSHLELTVLKGDISNEESIKSVAQQVSQMGITIDCLINNAGVGVDFDTEVPTAAALNASFATNTTGTALFTEALLPNIADGGQILFLSTIMSLLRAASADSPAYRMSKAALNMYVVMLSQRLSKRGIRVTALHPGWVQTRMGGDKAPTTIEQSVNGIYKAITENTETGKFWNVDSAGIENY, encoded by the coding sequence ATGAACAACATAAAATCTGCTTTAATAACCGGCGCAAGTGCAGGCATAGGCCTTGATTTGACCAAAAAACTGTTAGCCGAAGGTATAACCGTTATCGCGGTAACCCGCTCGGGCGAGATCTTGGATTATTCGCATCTCGAACTGACCGTTTTAAAAGGTGACATCAGCAACGAGGAAAGCATTAAAAGTGTAGCGCAACAGGTAAGCCAAATGGGCATTACCATTGATTGCCTGATCAACAACGCCGGTGTTGGGGTTGATTTTGATACCGAAGTGCCAACTGCTGCCGCGCTTAACGCCAGCTTTGCCACCAATACCACAGGTACCGCCTTGTTTACCGAGGCTTTGTTGCCTAATATTGCCGATGGCGGACAGATACTGTTTCTGTCAACCATTATGTCGTTATTGCGCGCGGCCTCGGCTGATAGTCCTGCTTACCGCATGTCAAAAGCGGCTTTAAATATGTACGTGGTAATGTTGAGTCAGCGGTTGAGCAAACGCGGCATTCGTGTAACGGCCCTGCACCCCGGCTGGGTACAAACCCGCATGGGCGGCGATAAAGCGCCAACCACCATTGAGCAATCTGTAAACGGTATTTATAAGGCTATTACCGAAAATACCGAAACAGGTAAATTCTGGAATGTTGATTCGGCAGGGATAGAAAATTACTAA
- a CDS encoding lysophospholipid acyltransferase family protein, with translation MIIKSKPLKPFFFNCGQFLIGALLKRRFNKLVIRPVDIKPGHSYILMCNHFSFLDGFLAFYLCGKVLWKPGLMRRLYIMSVKKQMEKNPWLRYCGSFSVEPGKFSMLESFDFIGEKLSEPGNLFLYFPQGNLESMHIPDIEFQDGINEVVQRVKGKCQLLWCSTVVEYFESSKPSVYFDMLDCGTVEEYNFKQLVEKVNTHHKQALQSQIRFTCKRAVTSNA, from the coding sequence ATGATCATCAAATCAAAGCCGTTAAAACCGTTTTTTTTTAACTGCGGACAGTTTTTAATTGGCGCGCTGCTTAAGCGCCGGTTTAACAAGCTCGTTATCCGTCCGGTTGATATTAAGCCGGGGCACTCGTACATTTTAATGTGCAACCACTTTAGCTTTCTGGATGGGTTTCTGGCGTTTTACCTGTGCGGCAAGGTTTTATGGAAACCAGGACTTATGCGTAGACTCTACATCATGTCGGTTAAAAAACAAATGGAGAAAAACCCATGGCTGCGTTATTGTGGAAGTTTTTCGGTTGAGCCGGGCAAGTTTTCTATGTTAGAGAGTTTTGACTTTATAGGCGAGAAACTATCTGAGCCGGGTAATTTGTTCCTTTACTTCCCCCAAGGAAATTTAGAAAGCATGCACATCCCTGATATTGAGTTTCAGGATGGCATTAACGAGGTGGTGCAACGGGTAAAAGGAAAATGCCAGTTGCTATGGTGTAGTACGGTGGTAGAGTATTTTGAAAGCTCCAAACCATCTGTATATTTTGATATGCTGGATTGCGGTACTGTTGAAGAATACAACTTTAAGCAACTGGTTGAAAAGGTAAACACCCACCACAAACAAGCGCTTCAAAGCCAAATCAGGTTCACCTGTAAACGAGCGGTAACGAGCAACGCTTAG
- a CDS encoding pirin family protein, whose product MSNISLIIEERAASIGNFLVGRLLPFREKRMVGPFIFIDHMGPVKLNERQSFDVLPHPHIGLSTLTYLFEGSIMHRDTLGTVAEITPGAVNWMTAGKGIVHSERIPEEKHHAEQILHGLQIWVALPKELEQMDPEFFHIEAAQLPAWTSDGLQFKLIAGEAFGRKSPVPVYSKLFMIEIKSEPEQTINISNELYGEVALYILDGSVENEGHTYQPKQLLIAKDSSLCHFTMAPQSTVYIFGGEPFAEQRFIDWNFVATDKELINIAKQKWIAQEFDKIPGEENEFVPYPTINKK is encoded by the coding sequence ATGTCAAACATAAGCCTTATAATTGAAGAGCGGGCCGCCAGTATTGGCAACTTTTTGGTTGGCCGCCTACTACCATTTCGCGAAAAACGCATGGTTGGTCCGTTTATATTTATTGACCATATGGGGCCGGTAAAGCTCAACGAGCGCCAGAGTTTTGATGTACTTCCCCATCCGCATATAGGGCTTTCAACCCTCACCTACTTGTTCGAAGGCAGCATCATGCACCGCGATACCTTAGGTACTGTTGCCGAGATAACCCCCGGCGCCGTAAACTGGATGACCGCCGGCAAAGGCATTGTACACTCTGAACGTATTCCTGAAGAAAAACACCACGCAGAGCAGATACTTCACGGCCTGCAAATTTGGGTTGCCCTGCCAAAGGAACTCGAACAAATGGACCCGGAGTTTTTCCATATTGAAGCGGCTCAGTTGCCGGCATGGACTTCCGATGGCCTTCAGTTTAAACTGATTGCCGGGGAAGCATTCGGCCGTAAATCTCCTGTACCTGTTTACAGTAAGCTGTTCATGATCGAGATCAAAAGCGAACCCGAACAAACCATTAACATCAGCAATGAACTTTATGGCGAAGTGGCGCTTTATATTTTAGATGGGAGCGTTGAAAATGAAGGACACACTTATCAGCCCAAACAATTGCTAATAGCTAAGGATAGTTCATTATGCCATTTCACTATGGCACCACAAAGTACAGTCTACATTTTCGGCGGCGAACCTTTTGCAGAGCAGCGCTTTATAGACTGGAATTTTGTTGCTACCGATAAAGAGCTCATCAACATTGCCAAACAAAAATGGATAGCCCAAGAGTTTGACAAAATACCCGGCGAAGAAAACGAATTTGTACCCTACCCAACCATCAACAAAAAATAA
- a CDS encoding LytR/AlgR family response regulator transcription factor, with product MTRALLIDDEPLARMVVQEYLLDFPQIEVLQECGDGFEGLKAIQQHKPDLVFLDVQMPKINGFEMLELVDDAPAVIFTTAFDEYAIKAFEAHAVDYLLKPFSKERFTKAVEKYLSQAAIAPAAPKPTENLLETASHSPQQHERIVVKTGTKVKIIPVADVLYLQADDDYVSVFTHEGSFLKNKTMSFFEQTLDPRHFVRVHRSYILSVQEITRIDPYEKDSHLAILKSGAKIPVSKTGYAKLKQVLGI from the coding sequence ATGACCCGAGCTTTACTTATAGACGATGAACCATTGGCCCGCATGGTGGTGCAGGAATATTTGCTGGACTTTCCGCAAATTGAGGTTTTGCAGGAGTGTGGCGACGGTTTTGAAGGGTTAAAGGCTATACAGCAACACAAGCCAGATCTGGTTTTTCTTGACGTACAGATGCCAAAAATAAACGGCTTTGAAATGTTAGAGCTGGTTGACGATGCCCCGGCTGTAATATTTACTACTGCTTTTGATGAATATGCCATAAAAGCGTTTGAAGCGCACGCGGTTGACTACCTGCTAAAACCTTTCAGCAAGGAACGATTTACCAAAGCGGTTGAAAAATACCTGTCGCAGGCCGCAATTGCACCGGCGGCCCCCAAACCAACCGAAAACCTGCTCGAAACCGCATCTCACTCTCCGCAGCAACATGAGCGTATTGTAGTTAAAACAGGTACCAAGGTAAAGATCATTCCGGTGGCCGATGTTTTATACCTGCAGGCCGATGATGATTATGTAAGCGTTTTTACGCATGAAGGCTCGTTCCTGAAAAATAAAACCATGAGCTTTTTTGAGCAAACGCTTGACCCTCGTCACTTTGTAAGGGTACATCGCTCTTATATATTAAGTGTTCAGGAAATAACCCGAATAGACCCTTATGAGAAGGACAGCCACCTGGCCATACTAAAATCTGGCGCTAAAATACCGGTAAGCAAAACCGGCTATGCCAAATTAAAACAGGTATTGGGCATTTAG
- a CDS encoding MFS transporter: MKKSLFPLLLGGLAIGTTEFVMMGLLPDIAANLNISIPVAGHLISSYALGVVVGAPLLVMIGGSYPPKKILLGLMVMFTVFNTASAFAPNNLMLLIARFFAGLPHGAFFGVGAVVASRLAEPGKQAQAISVMFAGLTIANLAMVPVATWVGHNYLWRYTFGIVALIGIITLLFLYLWMPALPANRTGNARSELQIFKSTETWLIILITAIGTSGLFCWISYIAPLMTEVSGFKSANVSYILVLAGFGMVVGNIIGGRLADKFRPVIATAWLLAAMAVTLLCIFLFSGNQILSLLLTFVAGALSIALAAPIQILMINTSKGAEMLGAGITQAAFNTGNAWGAFIGGIPISMGLGFNWPSLVGMLMAILGVGFTWVLIRRSTKVAV, encoded by the coding sequence TTGAAGAAAAGTTTATTCCCGCTGCTGTTGGGCGGTTTGGCCATTGGCACAACAGAATTTGTAATGATGGGCCTCCTGCCCGACATTGCCGCTAACCTTAACATCAGCATACCCGTTGCAGGGCACCTCATATCATCATACGCTTTGGGTGTGGTAGTAGGAGCGCCCTTGCTGGTTATGATAGGCGGCAGTTATCCGCCAAAAAAAATATTGCTGGGCCTGATGGTAATGTTCACGGTGTTCAATACGGCATCGGCTTTTGCGCCTAACAATCTTATGCTGCTTATTGCCCGCTTTTTTGCAGGCTTGCCGCATGGTGCTTTCTTTGGCGTAGGCGCGGTAGTAGCCAGCAGATTGGCTGAACCGGGCAAGCAGGCGCAGGCCATATCGGTAATGTTTGCGGGCTTGACCATTGCCAATTTGGCTATGGTACCCGTTGCTACCTGGGTGGGGCATAATTATTTATGGCGATACACTTTTGGCATAGTAGCGTTGATAGGCATCATCACCCTGTTATTTTTATACCTGTGGATGCCTGCCCTGCCTGCCAACCGCACAGGCAACGCCCGCTCAGAACTGCAAATATTTAAAAGCACCGAAACCTGGCTCATTATACTCATAACTGCCATTGGTACCAGCGGTCTGTTTTGCTGGATAAGCTACATAGCTCCGCTCATGACGGAAGTTTCCGGCTTTAAAAGCGCTAACGTATCGTACATTTTGGTACTGGCCGGTTTTGGCATGGTGGTGGGCAACATTATTGGCGGCAGACTGGCAGACAAATTCCGACCGGTTATAGCTACCGCCTGGCTGCTTGCGGCGATGGCTGTAACGCTATTATGCATCTTCCTGTTTTCGGGTAATCAAATTTTGTCGCTGCTGCTAACGTTTGTTGCCGGGGCATTATCCATTGCCCTTGCCGCCCCCATACAAATACTCATGATCAATACCTCCAAAGGCGCCGAAATGTTAGGCGCTGGTATAACGCAGGCCGCATTTAACACGGGCAATGCCTGGGGCGCGTTTATTGGTGGCATACCTATAAGCATGGGGCTGGGTTTTAACTGGCCATCATTAGTGGGGATGTTAATGGCGATATTAGGGGTTGGATTTACATGGGTGTTGATAAGGCGTAGCACGAAGGTTGCTGTTTAA
- a CDS encoding sensor histidine kinase yields MAAPSNISTFSKLSSAFAICGLAWAGLQSYIIHSFGFPWFIALADGLVSTTLLAAACWLINNNLRYYQPGKGSYINILIWCIALAVACTAGSRYILPFLDSTEAYATLMSQSVVIRFFTDFLAIGWMAMISMIWYTQQDQKENERRKTEAERLAREAELYNLRQQLQPHFLFNSLNSINALIGFKPEQARKMIHQLSDFLRGTLRKDDQQQVTLNEELQHLNLYLEIEKVRFGHRLKTEISCDVNCNDCIMPAMLLQPLVENAIKFGLYDTTDEVVVSIRAELDGNYLELIVQNPFDPKTSRPRQGTGFGLSGVQRRLYLLFARNDLMETHANDNIFTTIIKIPQL; encoded by the coding sequence TTGGCGGCACCATCAAATATATCTACCTTTTCAAAACTGAGCAGTGCCTTTGCCATTTGCGGCTTAGCCTGGGCAGGTTTACAAAGCTACATCATCCATAGTTTTGGCTTTCCCTGGTTTATAGCCCTGGCAGATGGTTTGGTAAGTACCACGTTATTAGCAGCGGCCTGTTGGTTAATTAACAACAACCTGAGGTACTACCAGCCCGGTAAAGGCAGCTATATTAATATACTGATATGGTGTATAGCTTTAGCAGTTGCATGTACAGCCGGAAGCCGCTACATACTGCCGTTTTTAGATAGCACCGAGGCTTATGCCACACTGATGAGCCAATCAGTAGTGATCAGGTTTTTTACTGATTTTTTAGCTATAGGCTGGATGGCCATGATCAGTATGATATGGTATACCCAACAAGATCAGAAAGAGAATGAAAGGCGTAAAACCGAGGCCGAGAGATTAGCCCGCGAAGCTGAACTTTACAATTTGAGACAGCAGTTGCAACCGCACTTTTTGTTCAATAGTTTAAACTCAATTAACGCGCTCATTGGCTTTAAGCCGGAACAGGCCCGTAAAATGATACATCAGTTATCAGACTTTTTGAGGGGAACTTTACGCAAAGACGATCAGCAGCAGGTTACACTGAATGAAGAGTTGCAGCACCTTAACCTCTACCTTGAAATTGAAAAGGTGAGGTTTGGGCACAGGTTAAAAACCGAGATAAGCTGCGATGTAAATTGCAACGATTGCATAATGCCGGCCATGCTGTTGCAGCCATTGGTTGAAAACGCCATAAAGTTTGGTTTGTACGATACCACTGATGAAGTAGTGGTAAGCATACGTGCTGAGCTTGACGGCAATTATCTGGAACTTATTGTACAAAATCCTTTCGATCCTAAAACATCCAGACCGCGGCAGGGCACAGGTTTTGGCTTAAGTGGGGTACAGCGGCGTTTATATTTATTATTTGCACGTAATGATTTGATGGAAACACACGCAAATGATAATATATTTACAACCATTATAAAAATACCGCAGTTATGA